The following coding sequences lie in one Streptomyces sp. NBC_00510 genomic window:
- a CDS encoding helix-turn-helix transcriptional regulator has product MSTKSQLGEFLRARRGSLQPDDVGMASYGTRRVAGLRREEVAVLTGINVDYYTRLEQGRERHPSPQVLGALSRALRLDADARDHLYRLAGAAPGDQAMPTPDRISPDLRQLIDGYALSVAFVINRALDILAVNSLAEALYSPFERADNLARMAFLDPAARQFYPRWNWTAEATVANLRQAIGHEANNPRLQELIRVLNEQSPEFTRLWNAHNVRGKTREDKYFLHPDVGPLTLSFQALDVRDAPGQQLVVYQAQPDTPSAQALHLLGNLQATRRQSEPSPYRH; this is encoded by the coding sequence ATGTCCACGAAGAGCCAGCTGGGAGAGTTTTTGCGGGCCCGCCGCGGCAGCCTGCAGCCCGATGACGTCGGCATGGCGAGCTACGGGACCCGCAGGGTCGCCGGGCTGCGCCGCGAAGAGGTCGCGGTCCTGACGGGGATCAACGTCGACTACTACACCCGTCTCGAGCAGGGCCGCGAGCGCCACCCCTCGCCCCAGGTCCTCGGAGCGCTCAGCCGGGCACTGCGCCTCGACGCAGACGCCCGCGACCACCTGTACCGGCTGGCCGGCGCCGCACCCGGCGACCAGGCCATGCCGACCCCGGACCGGATCAGCCCCGACCTGCGGCAGCTGATCGACGGCTACGCGCTCAGTGTCGCCTTCGTCATCAATCGGGCCCTCGACATCCTCGCGGTCAATTCTCTGGCCGAAGCGCTGTACTCACCCTTCGAGCGCGCCGACAACCTGGCCCGCATGGCCTTCCTCGACCCTGCCGCCCGGCAGTTCTACCCGCGGTGGAATTGGACGGCAGAGGCCACCGTGGCCAACCTGCGCCAGGCCATCGGCCACGAAGCCAACAATCCCCGCCTGCAAGAACTTATCCGCGTTCTCAACGAGCAGAGCCCGGAGTTCACGCGCCTGTGGAACGCCCACAACGTGCGCGGCAAGACCCGCGAGGACAAGTATTTCCTCCACCCGGACGTCGGCCCACTGACCCTGTCCTTCCAGGCCCTCGACGTCCGCGACGCCCCCGGCCAGCAACTCGTCGTCTACCAAGCACAGCCCGACACCCCCAGCGCCCAGGCCCTCCACCTGCTGGGCAACCTCCAAGCCACGCGCCGCCAGTCCGAACCAAGCCCCTACCGCCACTGA
- a CDS encoding DedA family protein has protein sequence MPLALNPLDATSLLTTFGTVGVFLVLFAETGLLIGFFLPGDSLLFTAGLLCTTGTHGLHLSLPRVLVAAAAGALLGAQVGYLIGRRAGRTLLARARNRHLIDGMTRAEDLLARYGHGKAIVFARFIPVVRTVLNPLAGIVRVPARTFALWQITGGLAWTVGLVLGGYALGASIPNVDRYLLPIVGVIVAVSLLPLALELLRSRRRTGTETSRGPAA, from the coding sequence GTGCCCCTCGCCCTCAACCCGCTGGACGCCACGTCGCTGCTGACGACATTCGGCACGGTAGGCGTCTTCCTGGTGCTGTTCGCCGAGACCGGGCTGCTGATCGGGTTCTTCCTGCCCGGCGACTCCCTGCTGTTCACCGCTGGGCTGCTGTGCACCACCGGAACCCACGGCCTGCACCTGTCCCTGCCCCGGGTGCTGGTGGCGGCCGCGGCCGGGGCATTGCTCGGTGCGCAGGTCGGCTACCTGATCGGCCGCCGCGCGGGACGGACCTTGCTGGCCCGGGCCCGCAACCGGCACCTGATCGACGGCATGACCCGAGCCGAGGACCTGCTCGCCCGGTACGGCCACGGCAAGGCGATCGTCTTCGCCCGCTTCATCCCCGTCGTGCGGACCGTGCTCAACCCGCTCGCCGGGATCGTCCGCGTACCCGCCCGGACCTTCGCGCTGTGGCAGATCACCGGCGGCCTGGCGTGGACGGTCGGCCTCGTCCTCGGCGGCTACGCGCTCGGCGCGAGCATCCCCAACGTCGACCGCTACCTGCTCCCCATCGTCGGCGTCATCGTCGCCGTCTCCCTGCTGCCGCTGGCCCTGGAGTTGCTCCGCTCGCGCCGCCGCACCGGCACGGAGACGAGCCGGGGGCCCGCCGCGTGA
- a CDS encoding helicase associated domain-containing protein codes for MPRKPVGVVDSVEHKLGMFVDNIRRRALTPERRAELDALGMRW; via the coding sequence GTGCCCAGGAAGCCCGTCGGAGTCGTGGACAGTGTCGAGCACAAGCTCGGCATGTTCGTGGACAACATCCGCCGCCGCGCGCTCACCCCGGAACGGCGCGCGGAACTCGACGCTCTCGGTATGCGCTGGTAG
- a CDS encoding undecaprenyl-diphosphate phosphatase, translating into MSAISIGQAAVLGVVEGITEFLPVSSTGHLKITEGLMGIPVDDTSVVGFTAVIQVGAIAAVLVYFFKNIVRIVSAWGRGIRNRDERHHHDYMFAWWIIYATIPVVVVGLAAKPLIEGPLASLWVVAGSLIVGSGVMWVADQMGRHKRGEDDTSLKDAMLVGSSQILALLFPGFSRSGATMSTALILDLDRVAATRLSFFLGIPALTGAGLYELKDAAGAGAAAAPLVVGTAVSFVVAYASIAWLLKFVAKHSFNAFVAYRVVVGVLLFGLLGTGVLTA; encoded by the coding sequence ATGAGCGCCATCAGCATCGGCCAGGCCGCAGTCCTGGGAGTGGTCGAAGGAATCACCGAATTCCTTCCCGTCTCTTCCACCGGACACCTGAAGATCACCGAAGGGCTGATGGGCATCCCCGTCGACGACACCTCAGTCGTCGGCTTCACCGCCGTCATCCAGGTCGGCGCGATCGCCGCCGTGCTGGTGTACTTCTTCAAGAACATCGTGCGCATCGTCTCCGCCTGGGGCCGCGGCATCCGTAACCGCGACGAGCGCCACCATCACGACTACATGTTCGCCTGGTGGATCATCTACGCGACCATCCCGGTCGTCGTCGTCGGCCTGGCCGCCAAACCACTCATCGAAGGCCCGCTCGCCTCGCTGTGGGTGGTGGCGGGCTCCCTGATCGTGGGCAGCGGCGTGATGTGGGTGGCGGACCAGATGGGCCGCCACAAGCGCGGCGAGGACGACACCAGTCTCAAGGACGCCATGCTGGTCGGCAGTTCGCAGATCCTGGCGCTCCTCTTCCCCGGCTTCTCCCGCTCCGGCGCCACCATGTCCACCGCCCTCATCCTCGACCTCGACCGGGTCGCGGCCACCCGGCTCTCTTTTTTCCTCGGCATCCCCGCACTGACCGGCGCCGGACTGTACGAACTGAAGGACGCCGCGGGGGCCGGGGCCGCCGCTGCTCCACTCGTCGTCGGCACCGCCGTCTCCTTCGTCGTCGCCTACGCCTCGATCGCGTGGCTGCTGAAGTTCGTCGCCAAGCACTCCTTCAACGCCTTCGTGGCCTACCGCGTCGTCGTCGGTGTGCTGCTGTTCGGCTTGCTTGGCACGGGTGTGCTGACCGCGTGA
- a CDS encoding NAD(P)H-dependent oxidoreductase: MAKLEIIVASTRPNRIGPSIGQWMLTQATEHGAFTEVELVDLAEVNLPFMNEPHHPRLGRYVHQHTREWSAKVTEADAFVFVMPEYNFGYNAELKNAIDYLHAEWQYKPVGLVSYGGVSAGTRAAQMIKQVVTTLKMTPVPEAVSIPFVHQLIDEDEGLQPNEIMIASAKAMLEELARLSEALLPLRRPTTMP, from the coding sequence ATGGCAAAGCTGGAGATCATCGTCGCGAGCACGCGCCCCAACCGGATCGGCCCCTCGATCGGCCAGTGGATGCTGACCCAGGCGACGGAGCATGGAGCCTTCACCGAGGTCGAGCTGGTGGATCTCGCGGAGGTGAACCTTCCGTTCATGAACGAGCCGCACCACCCCCGGCTGGGACGCTACGTGCACCAGCACACGCGCGAGTGGAGCGCGAAGGTAACCGAGGCGGACGCGTTCGTGTTCGTGATGCCGGAATACAACTTCGGGTATAACGCCGAACTCAAGAACGCCATCGACTACCTGCACGCCGAATGGCAGTACAAGCCGGTCGGACTGGTCAGCTACGGCGGAGTCTCCGCAGGCACCCGCGCCGCGCAGATGATCAAGCAAGTGGTAACCACGCTGAAGATGACGCCGGTCCCTGAAGCGGTGTCCATTCCCTTCGTGCACCAGCTCATCGATGAGGACGAGGGGCTCCAGCCCAACGAGATCATGATCGCTTCCGCCAAGGCGATGCTGGAGGAACTCGCCCGCCTCAGCGAGGCGCTGCTGCCCCTGCGCCGTCCCACGACCATGCCCTGA
- a CDS encoding Atu4866 domain-containing protein, protein MVGTTEDNTVDVVGMWVTADGHIRQELLANGRYDEARGTRSSAYTGRYTVTGAHIDYVDDTGFTATGDIRDGVLYHEHLVLYREERQA, encoded by the coding sequence ATGGTCGGCACCACTGAGGACAACACGGTCGACGTGGTCGGGATGTGGGTGACCGCAGATGGCCACATCCGCCAGGAACTGCTGGCGAACGGCCGCTACGACGAGGCCCGCGGCACACGGAGCAGCGCGTACACGGGCCGCTACACGGTCACCGGCGCCCACATCGATTACGTCGACGACACCGGTTTCACCGCGACTGGCGATATACGCGACGGCGTGCTCTACCACGAGCACCTCGTGCTGTACCGAGAGGAGCGGCAGGCATGA
- a CDS encoding amidohydrolase family protein, which produces MNVNGTTSTAVLEQLRQRPARERRILFSGATIITMDADLGVIDRGDLLIEGDTITAVGPRLNAGNALVVDATGAILTPGFVDTHRHAWQTQLRRIMPDVNDLGSYLMTTLAGHATAYRPEDMYIGTKLAALTAIDSGITTMLDFSHNSRTPAHSDAAIEALRDTRIRGVHASMAPHFGDWDQQWPGDLTRIKEQYFSSNDQLLTLRLAALATDEIAGPALAYGSELARVAQHLDIGVSVDAVFGASSSQAVLRWAKDGILGPDVTLIHATGLTSEAWKTMATAGTTVALAPTSDAQIGLESAIPAIDEGLGVGIRPGLSIDVEVALASDMFTQMRALHAIQRMRASNAAYSTGQPASRITTHDVLDFATLQGARTNGLATLTGSLTAGKKADVLVIQAEDLNNMPLNDPIGTVVLGSDARNISAVLVNGEPLKWNGHVLDVDLPTLRSQVQASRSYVLKASLARE; this is translated from the coding sequence ATGAACGTCAACGGCACCACGAGCACCGCCGTGCTCGAACAGCTCCGACAGCGTCCCGCCCGCGAACGTCGCATCCTGTTCAGCGGCGCAACCATCATCACCATGGACGCCGACCTCGGCGTCATCGACCGCGGAGACCTCCTCATCGAGGGCGACACCATCACCGCTGTCGGTCCCCGTCTCAATGCCGGCAACGCCTTGGTCGTCGACGCCACCGGCGCAATCCTCACCCCCGGCTTCGTCGACACCCACCGGCACGCCTGGCAGACGCAGCTGCGTCGGATCATGCCGGACGTCAACGACCTCGGTAGCTACCTCATGACCACCCTGGCCGGCCACGCGACGGCCTACCGGCCCGAGGACATGTACATCGGCACCAAGCTGGCCGCTTTGACCGCGATCGACAGCGGCATCACCACGATGCTCGACTTCTCCCACAACTCCCGGACCCCCGCACACTCCGACGCCGCCATCGAGGCCCTCCGCGACACACGCATCCGCGGTGTCCACGCCTCCATGGCGCCGCACTTCGGTGACTGGGACCAGCAGTGGCCCGGCGACCTGACCCGTATCAAGGAGCAGTACTTCAGCAGCAACGACCAGCTCCTGACTCTGCGCCTGGCAGCCTTGGCCACTGACGAAATCGCCGGCCCTGCGCTCGCCTACGGGTCCGAGCTTGCCCGCGTGGCCCAGCACCTGGACATCGGCGTGAGCGTGGATGCCGTCTTCGGCGCCTCCTCCTCACAGGCCGTCCTGCGCTGGGCCAAAGACGGCATCCTCGGCCCCGACGTCACTCTCATCCATGCGACCGGACTGACCTCCGAGGCATGGAAGACCATGGCAACAGCCGGTACCACCGTGGCGCTCGCCCCCACCTCCGATGCACAAATCGGCCTGGAGAGCGCGATTCCCGCCATTGACGAAGGTCTGGGCGTGGGCATCCGTCCCGGCCTGAGTATCGACGTCGAAGTCGCCTTGGCGAGCGACATGTTCACCCAGATGCGAGCCCTCCACGCCATCCAGCGGATGCGCGCCAGCAATGCCGCCTACAGCACTGGCCAGCCGGCCTCCCGCATCACCACTCACGACGTCCTGGACTTCGCCACCCTCCAAGGCGCCCGCACGAACGGACTGGCGACCCTCACTGGTTCCCTCACCGCGGGCAAGAAGGCCGACGTACTGGTCATCCAGGCTGAAGACCTCAACAACATGCCGCTCAACGACCCGATCGGCACCGTCGTCCTCGGTTCCGACGCCCGCAACATCAGCGCCGTCCTCGTAAACGGCGAGCCCCTCAAGTGGAACGGCCACGTCCTCGACGTCGATCTGCCCACCCTGCGCAGCCAAGTCCAGGCCTCCCGCTCGTACGTGCTCAAAGCGAGCCTTGCCCGCGAATGA
- a CDS encoding BlaI/MecI/CopY family transcriptional regulator, with protein sequence MSTPMQGRGPKRANGEREAEILGLLQQADGALTPGEVAERLGSELTYSTVVTILTRMHTKQLLTRTQRGRAYAYAPVTDEPGFAARRMRSVLEERPDREAVLARFADGLSDADADLLRQLLGPDQNP encoded by the coding sequence ATGAGCACTCCCATGCAAGGCCGCGGCCCGAAGCGGGCCAACGGGGAACGCGAAGCCGAGATCCTGGGCCTGCTCCAGCAGGCCGACGGCGCGCTGACCCCCGGCGAGGTCGCCGAACGTCTCGGCAGCGAGCTGACCTACAGCACCGTGGTGACGATCCTCACCCGCATGCACACCAAGCAGCTGCTGACCCGCACCCAGCGGGGCCGCGCCTACGCTTACGCCCCGGTGACCGACGAGCCCGGGTTCGCCGCCCGGCGGATGCGTTCGGTACTGGAGGAGCGGCCCGACCGCGAGGCCGTCCTCGCCCGCTTCGCCGACGGGCTGTCGGACGCCGATGCGGACCTGCTGCGCCAGTTGCTCGGCCCCGACCAGAATCCGTAG
- a CDS encoding MFS transporter: MTDTTSNLVCGMPTTTNGMTAAGRDVPGRWAPTLRTTVLLVLAGVLVVGQMYTVVALYGPMALTFHVAPTAVTWTSTAFGFAYAVGFLVAGPLSDRFGSRAMITGCLAATALTTALVPIAHDLTTAVVLRVLQGLTAAMFAPGAYAYVATRIRPDRRAMTLSFVSSSLLAAAVIMQVAAQVIAEAASWQDVFLLSVPLFALLAVAARFVLLPTVTEHRTSIMTAFGVMPKLVSRPRLATLYLATSTLLGGFVAIYTAVSLVGPSSVADDPASLLALRASSLPAMVVIPLLAPVLARLAPLVRVIIGLGAAALAAVAVALMAGSPIALALGLLVFVAAVALAAPALVQVISGEAGPNGGSATALYAFAMFAGGSIGGQLVGAFTDMGFSGITFCIAGLLGAGTVLAVASARRR; this comes from the coding sequence ATGACGGACACGACCTCCAACCTCGTGTGCGGCATGCCGACCACCACGAACGGCATGACCGCAGCCGGCCGGGACGTCCCGGGACGCTGGGCCCCGACGCTGCGGACCACCGTGCTGCTGGTACTCGCCGGTGTGCTCGTGGTCGGGCAGATGTACACCGTGGTGGCGCTGTACGGGCCGATGGCGCTCACCTTCCACGTCGCGCCGACCGCGGTGACCTGGACCTCTACGGCCTTTGGGTTCGCCTACGCCGTCGGGTTCCTTGTTGCCGGACCGCTGTCCGACCGGTTCGGTTCCCGTGCGATGATCACGGGCTGTCTGGCCGCCACAGCGCTGACCACGGCGCTGGTGCCCATCGCTCATGATCTGACCACCGCCGTGGTGCTGCGGGTGCTGCAGGGCCTGACGGCGGCGATGTTTGCCCCTGGCGCTTACGCGTACGTGGCCACGCGGATCCGTCCCGATCGGCGGGCCATGACGCTCAGCTTCGTCTCCAGCAGTCTGCTGGCCGCGGCGGTCATCATGCAGGTAGCGGCCCAGGTCATCGCAGAAGCCGCCTCCTGGCAGGACGTGTTCCTGCTGTCCGTCCCTCTGTTCGCACTGCTGGCAGTGGCTGCCCGCTTCGTACTGCTGCCGACCGTCACAGAGCACCGCACCAGCATCATGACGGCCTTCGGGGTCATGCCGAAGCTGGTATCCCGACCGCGGCTTGCGACCCTGTACCTGGCGACGTCCACGCTGCTGGGCGGCTTCGTCGCGATCTACACTGCCGTCTCCCTGGTCGGCCCCTCCAGCGTGGCTGACGACCCCGCGAGTCTGCTCGCCCTGCGGGCGTCCTCCCTGCCCGCCATGGTGGTGATCCCGCTCCTGGCGCCGGTCCTGGCACGCCTTGCCCCCCTCGTCCGCGTCATCATCGGACTGGGCGCAGCCGCTCTTGCTGCCGTGGCCGTGGCCTTGATGGCCGGCTCTCCGATCGCCTTGGCGCTGGGCCTGCTGGTGTTCGTCGCGGCGGTCGCCCTGGCCGCTCCCGCCCTGGTGCAGGTCATCAGCGGCGAGGCCGGCCCGAACGGCGGCAGCGCCACCGCGCTCTACGCCTTCGCGATGTTCGCGGGCGGCAGTATCGGCGGTCAACTCGTCGGCGCGTTCACCGACATGGGCTTCTCCGGCATCACCTTCTGCATCGCCGGCCTGCTCGGCGCGGGCACAGTCCTGGCCGTAGCCTCCGCCCGCCGTCGGTAA
- a CDS encoding aldo/keto reductase: protein MKYVKLGRTGMDISSICLGCMTFGEPERGYPSWSMAEEESRSIIKQAIDAGINFFDTANVYSDGSSEEILGRAISDFASRDEVVIATKVRGAMRPGPNGSGLSRKAIFTEVDASLTRLGTDYIDLYQIHRLDPAVPIEETLEALHDVVKSGKVRYIGASSMYAWQFSKALHLQTMNGWARFVSMQDHYNLLNREEEREMMPLCADQKIGVIPWSPLARGRLTRDWDTVTDRSSSDPFGDGLYDATKAADKAVVEKVTSIAAARGITRAQVALAWLLRNPVISAPIIGAGKPGHFEEALAALDVSLTDEEVAELEAPYVPHAVVGFS from the coding sequence ATGAAATATGTGAAACTCGGCCGAACCGGTATGGACATTTCGTCCATCTGCCTGGGCTGTATGACCTTCGGTGAACCGGAACGCGGCTACCCGTCCTGGAGCATGGCCGAAGAGGAGAGCCGGTCGATCATCAAGCAGGCGATCGACGCAGGCATCAACTTCTTCGACACCGCGAACGTCTACTCGGACGGCTCCAGCGAGGAGATACTCGGGCGCGCCATCAGTGACTTCGCTTCCCGCGACGAGGTCGTCATTGCCACCAAGGTGCGCGGAGCCATGCGTCCGGGACCGAACGGCAGCGGACTGTCCCGAAAGGCGATCTTCACCGAGGTCGATGCCAGTCTCACCCGCCTGGGCACCGACTACATCGACCTCTACCAGATCCACCGCCTGGACCCGGCAGTGCCGATCGAGGAAACTCTCGAGGCCCTGCACGACGTGGTGAAGTCCGGCAAGGTCCGCTATATCGGCGCCTCCTCCATGTACGCCTGGCAGTTCAGCAAGGCCCTCCACCTGCAGACGATGAATGGCTGGGCGCGCTTTGTGTCCATGCAGGATCACTACAACCTGCTGAACCGCGAAGAAGAACGCGAGATGATGCCCCTGTGTGCCGACCAGAAGATCGGAGTGATCCCCTGGAGCCCGCTGGCCCGCGGGCGCCTCACCCGGGATTGGGACACGGTCACTGACCGCTCCTCCTCCGACCCCTTTGGAGACGGTCTGTACGACGCCACCAAGGCCGCAGACAAGGCCGTGGTGGAGAAGGTCACCTCGATCGCCGCAGCGCGAGGCATAACCCGGGCCCAGGTCGCGCTGGCATGGCTGCTGCGTAACCCGGTGATCTCCGCCCCGATCATCGGCGCAGGCAAGCCCGGCCACTTTGAGGAGGCCCTGGCGGCGCTGGACGTCAGCCTGACCGACGAAGAAGTGGCCGAGCTGGAAGCACCGTACGTCCCGCACGCGGTCGTGGGATTCTCCTGA
- a CDS encoding M56 family metallopeptidase, with amino-acid sequence MRIAVYLPLLLSLLAPLGARPLSNRCDPRLATWLLTAICVVLGAASTVSLGLLAVTGLIRIPQLAALGHWSARAAQRNDPAEMSVALIAGLLLGAAVVMAVRMLWSRAHSLATAALEAACMPTQDGLVVVDDEIPDAFAVPGLPGRVVVSTGMLRTLDASERDILLAHERAHLTGHHYAFVALAQLGAAANPFLRPLATAVTYTIERWADENAVATAGDRRRVAHAVGRAALAAHRAPARPAWASLGILGRRSSPLAGAGPVPRRVAALLAPPLRHHPALAVATAVVLAAAAMSTVDAVHDLHLLLEVVGAG; translated from the coding sequence ATGCGCATCGCCGTCTACCTTCCGCTGCTGCTGTCTCTGCTCGCCCCGCTCGGGGCGCGGCCTCTGTCGAATCGGTGCGATCCGCGCCTGGCGACCTGGCTGCTCACTGCCATCTGCGTGGTCCTGGGCGCGGCAAGCACGGTTTCGCTGGGCTTGCTGGCAGTCACCGGCCTGATCCGCATCCCGCAGCTGGCCGCTCTCGGGCACTGGTCAGCGCGGGCAGCACAGCGGAACGACCCCGCTGAGATGTCCGTGGCGTTGATCGCCGGCCTGCTCCTGGGCGCTGCGGTCGTCATGGCCGTTCGCATGCTCTGGTCTCGCGCTCACTCGCTGGCCACCGCCGCGCTTGAGGCGGCCTGCATGCCCACACAGGACGGTCTGGTCGTGGTTGACGACGAGATCCCCGACGCCTTCGCGGTCCCTGGCCTGCCCGGCCGCGTGGTGGTCTCCACCGGCATGCTGCGCACCCTGGACGCCTCCGAGCGCGACATCCTGCTCGCTCACGAACGCGCCCACCTGACCGGCCACCATTACGCCTTCGTCGCCCTGGCCCAGCTCGGCGCCGCGGCCAATCCCTTCCTGCGGCCGCTGGCCACCGCCGTGACGTACACGATCGAACGCTGGGCCGACGAGAACGCCGTCGCCACTGCCGGCGACCGCAGGCGAGTCGCCCATGCGGTCGGCCGGGCCGCCCTCGCCGCTCATCGAGCTCCCGCCCGGCCCGCATGGGCGTCCCTGGGCATTCTCGGTCGCCGGAGCTCCCCGCTCGCTGGCGCCGGTCCCGTGCCCCGTCGGGTCGCTGCTCTTCTCGCTCCGCCGCTTCGCCACCACCCGGCCCTGGCCGTCGCTACTGCCGTAGTCCTGGCGGCAGCGGCCATGTCCACCGTTGACGCCGTGCACGACCTTCACCTTCTGCTGGAAGTCGTCGGCGCCGGGTAA
- a CDS encoding fumarylacetoacetate hydrolase family protein, translated as MNIPVVRTGEGWWVESGTGRLHRVTTSAGTTADLLADRAAVTEAAARAAADPDAGQLAQGELLSPLTTPCRVVARMVNYPSHAVDSGFDPDTVPPAFFRKASGSVSGPYQDIVRPSHVRFLDYEVELGLVMGADLPVGTQVTDSTLSDYVAALVVADDLARLSDLRLTLQVNGATRQDRTVTDMIVKPARALTLLSRFQTLQPGDVLLTGTPGGTALNSPGKLATTLAALLPPHKRWQKFFARQQHNPHYLQDGDVVTARIATDDGVLDLGEQSTMVHTH; from the coding sequence ATGAACATTCCGGTCGTCCGCACCGGCGAGGGCTGGTGGGTGGAGAGCGGCACAGGACGGCTGCACCGCGTCACCACCAGCGCCGGGACCACTGCGGACCTGCTCGCTGACCGCGCTGCGGTGACCGAGGCCGCGGCCCGGGCCGCGGCCGACCCGGACGCCGGGCAACTGGCGCAAGGAGAACTGCTCTCACCGCTCACCACGCCGTGTCGGGTGGTGGCGCGAATGGTCAACTACCCCTCCCATGCGGTGGACTCCGGGTTCGACCCGGACACCGTCCCGCCGGCGTTCTTCCGCAAGGCCTCGGGGTCCGTGAGCGGCCCTTACCAGGACATCGTGCGTCCCTCGCACGTGCGGTTCCTGGACTACGAGGTTGAGCTCGGGCTGGTGATGGGCGCGGACCTGCCGGTCGGCACACAGGTCACCGACTCCACCCTGTCCGACTATGTCGCCGCTCTGGTCGTCGCCGACGACCTGGCCCGCCTTTCCGACCTGCGGCTCACCTTGCAGGTCAACGGGGCCACCCGCCAGGACCGCACCGTCACCGACATGATCGTCAAGCCGGCGCGCGCCCTGACCCTCCTGTCCCGCTTCCAGACCCTCCAGCCCGGAGACGTGCTGCTCACCGGAACCCCCGGCGGGACCGCCCTGAATTCCCCGGGCAAGCTGGCGACCACGCTCGCCGCCTTGCTGCCGCCGCACAAGCGCTGGCAGAAGTTCTTCGCCCGCCAGCAGCACAACCCGCACTACCTGCAGGACGGCGACGTCGTCACCGCCCGCATCGCGACCGACGACGGCGTACTCGACCTCGGCGAGCAGAGCACGATGGTGCACACCCACTGA
- a CDS encoding DoxX family protein has translation MPTQQGEPGQHHGAALLNPQAAHQTYTTQPLPLTQGTFMIATVLLAAVLAALFLLVGAAKLAAVPAMRQAAAHVGATLPQYRLLGALEVAAAAGLLVGLRWHTLGAAVSTGLVLLMAGAVIVHLRSGDRAVRCLPAAVTGALAAAELVLLTVS, from the coding sequence GTGCCCACCCAGCAAGGCGAGCCGGGACAGCACCACGGCGCCGCGCTCCTCAACCCGCAGGCCGCCCACCAGACGTACACCACCCAGCCCCTCCCCTTGACCCAAGGAACGTTCATGATCGCCACCGTCCTCCTGGCCGCCGTCCTGGCCGCGCTGTTCCTCCTGGTGGGAGCGGCCAAGCTCGCAGCGGTTCCCGCGATGCGTCAGGCCGCAGCCCACGTGGGCGCGACCCTCCCCCAGTACCGGCTGCTGGGCGCCTTGGAGGTGGCGGCAGCGGCCGGGCTGCTGGTCGGCCTGCGATGGCACACGCTCGGCGCCGCTGTCTCCACAGGCCTGGTCCTGCTCATGGCCGGAGCCGTGATCGTGCACCTGCGCAGCGGTGACCGGGCCGTCCGCTGCCTGCCGGCCGCCGTCACCGGCGCCCTGGCCGCAGCCGAACTGGTCCTCCTGACGGTCTCCTAG
- a CDS encoding Atu4866 domain-containing protein gives MTSELTPASPTRDDSLLTELRQPEGRPLLLTGGTVITGNAMMGDWQDADVLIGGSLIVGVGPGLLTAAGDDNMIVIDCTGSLVLPAAADFTGSAQGASLSPGHPADIAVLRLADTPQTPPGAVPARGEHLDILITAGQVHLLDGRPLDGTETPAPAAAPTHDSAHPYLGMWVDENDFVRQELLPDGRYDEARGDRQSAYQGRYWIRDNRIDYLDDLGFWAFGEFEDGVLHHAGYRFTRR, from the coding sequence ATGACCAGCGAGCTCACCCCCGCTAGCCCGACCCGAGACGACTCCCTGCTGACCGAACTCCGCCAGCCCGAAGGCCGTCCCCTGCTGCTTACCGGCGGCACCGTCATCACCGGCAACGCGATGATGGGCGACTGGCAGGACGCCGACGTCCTGATCGGCGGCTCCCTGATCGTCGGCGTCGGCCCGGGCCTGCTCACCGCCGCAGGTGACGACAACATGATCGTCATCGACTGCACCGGAAGTCTCGTCCTGCCCGCCGCTGCCGACTTCACCGGCAGCGCACAAGGCGCCTCCCTCAGCCCCGGCCACCCCGCGGACATCGCCGTTCTCCGGCTCGCGGACACCCCGCAGACTCCTCCGGGCGCCGTCCCGGCACGCGGTGAACACCTGGACATCCTCATCACCGCCGGCCAGGTCCACCTCTTGGACGGCCGTCCCTTGGACGGAACCGAAACGCCCGCCCCCGCCGCAGCGCCCACCCACGACTCTGCCCATCCCTACCTGGGGATGTGGGTCGACGAGAACGACTTCGTACGCCAGGAACTGCTCCCTGACGGACGCTACGACGAAGCCCGCGGCGACCGTCAAAGCGCCTACCAGGGCCGCTACTGGATCCGCGACAACCGCATCGACTACCTCGATGACCTGGGCTTCTGGGCCTTCGGAGAATTCGAAGACGGCGTCTTGCACCACGCGGGATACCGCTTCACCCGACGCTGA